A stretch of Salvelinus alpinus chromosome 4, SLU_Salpinus.1, whole genome shotgun sequence DNA encodes these proteins:
- the LOC139572397 gene encoding IGF-like family receptor 1 isoform X1, which produces MGHYSDNCSHDLDTFWDELRNKCVPCHQQHPIRPGYEFSPNCGRHDDGGKSEGPYRQCAAQTFNNGSSVTCKPCSSCSPDDQKLSECNTTTDTQCCRWRDQTGCWKEALGTTTQQVQRSTTLRVQMSTSNPTAKHIGTTFHGDFATNHVNHQTAWIVLTVILVLSVLAFLLFIYIKKRRRSSRAFCFRDKDNKPCFKVNLNCLPSDNILYTNQQSRSSRRTAAVNEEVALLQSETRSLEDILSPDIQSAPLQTVLDNLDVLEELVILLDPEIPGVKNTRHLASRCSFPATWITYTYSLRDSKSPLRAVLEGITTKHPDWTVGQLARLLREMDRNDAVAVLTKLALLKVV; this is translated from the exons ATGGGTCACTATTCTGATAATTGCTCTCATGACTTGGATACATTTTGGGATGAGTTGAGAAACAAATGTGTGCCATGTCATCAACAGCATCCGATCCGACCAG GGTACGAATTTAGTCCAAACTGTGGCAGGCATGATGATGGGGGGAAGTCGGAAGGACCGTATCGACAGTGTGCCGCCCAGACCTTCAATAATGGGAGCTCCGTGACCTGCAAACCCTGTTCTAGCTGCTCCCCAGATGATCAAAAGCTGTCCGAATGCAACACAACGACAGACACTCAATGCTGCAGATGGAG GGACCAGACAGGCTGTTGGAAGGAAGCCCTGGGTACTACG ACTCAACAGGTGCAACGGTCAACAACGTTAAGGGTCCAAATGTCAACATCAAATCCCACAGCCAAACACATTGGTACGACATTCCATGGTGATTTTGCAACTAACCATGTCAACCATCAGACTGCAT GGATAGTGCTTACAGTCATCTTGGTTCTCTCTGTACTTGCATTTCTCTTATTCATCTATATtaagaagagaaggagaagctCAAGAGCCTTTTGCTTCAGAG ATAAGGATAATAAGCCATGCTTTAAGGTCAACCTTAACTGCCTCCCATCAGACAATATCCTGTATACCAACCAACAGTCACGGAGCAGTAGGAGAACAGCAGCTGTCAATGAAGAGGTTGCTCTCCTACAGTCAGAGACAAGGAGCCTAGAGGACATTTTGA GTCCTGACATCCAGTCGGCGCCGCTGCAGACGGTTCTGGACAACCTGGACGTTCTAGAGGAGCTTGTGATCCTGCTAGACCCGGAGATCCCTGGGGTGAAGAACACCAGGCACCTAGCATCTCGCTGCTCCTTCCCCGCCACCTGGATTACCTACACCTACTCCCTGAGGGACAGCAAGAGCCCCCTGAGGGCCGTGCTGGAGGGGATCACCACCAAGCACCCAGACTGGACTGTAGGACAATTGGCCAGGCTGCTGAGAGAGATGGACCGGAACGACGCAGTGGCGGTGCTCACCAAGCTCGCCTTGCTTAAGGTTGTCTAG
- the LOC139572388 gene encoding zinc finger and BTB domain-containing protein 16-like: MIRVHNTQYSLFLRQADVLRRSGTLCDAVISVESQVFRAHRLVLACASKTLEHQLTLQAAYSDQPDRLDQPYHCSLELLSSHTFQQVLDFAYTETLEVPVDDLPQLLRAAKLLEMHSLEEQCRSQLKRNRGCLTRERRELREIRVRGTKETREMTETRELQITEERDEKESLKGSPIPEEGDPQTIPSIDLEPQSSPFTEDPTLPDTRDNSSGSSPPQRKRPKPLTPTLLTTTPPPSRDSVIATTAATIQPPPPPPPAARVMWHQVNTLRKMALNYNDILAASSSSLHPSQHLVTYPFHLSTPHMYPLLTSSIPPQVHSAVLGYPGILHPYHHPLLSGSRELGDILTQGLLGKRDPMDKVLIGGAPGEGQRYSQERPGRTQDCQHCSKVLLGSSWLQASTTNPSGSGETSLGCKYCDRGFRVERSLPSHRRDQGGEKPYQCKRCSKRFSLKHQLDTHHRVHTGEKPFECRLCGQRSRDYSAMIKHLRTHGGATPYQCTACLEFCSSLAAMQKHLKNHPLQDFPPDWTISSTYLYTCHT; this comes from the exons ATGATCCGAGTTCACAACACCCAGTACTCCCTCTTCCTGCGCCAGGCAGATGTCCTGCGTCGCTCGGGGACGCTGTGTGACGCTGTCATCTCAGTGGAGAGCCAGGTGTTCAGGGCCCATCGGCTGGTGCTGGCCTGCGCAAGCAAAACCCTGGAGCATCAGCTCACCCTGCAGGCTGCATACTCAGACCAGCCTGATCGCCTCGACCAACCTTACCACTGTAGTCTGGAGCTCCTTTCTTCACACACCTTCCAGCAGGTCCTGGACTTTGCATACACCGAGACCCTGGAGGTCCCTGTGGATGATCTGCCCCAGCTTCTGAGGGCCGCCAAGCTCCTGGAGATGCATTCCCTGGAGGAGCAGTGTCGCAGCCAGCTGAAGAGAAATCGGGGGTGCctgacgagagagagaagagagttgaGAGAAATAAGAGTGAGAGGAACAAAAGAAACTAGAGAAATGACAGAAACGAGAGAACTTCAGataacagaggagagagatgagaaagaatCCCTGAAAGGAAGTCCCATTCCAGAAGAGGGGGATCCCCAGACAATTCCCTCCATTGATCTGGAGCCCCAGAGCAGCCCATTCACTGAGGACCCCACTCTTCCTGACACGAGGGATAACTCCTCTGGTTCATCACCCCCACAGAGAAAAAGGCCAAAGCCACTCACACCCACACTATTGACCACCACACCGCCTCCATCCAGAGACAGTGTCATCGCCACCACTGCTGCCACCATccaaccccctccccctcctcccccagcgGCGAGGGTCATGTGGCACCAAGTCAACACCCTGAGGAAGATGGCCTTGAACTATAACGACATCCTAGCAGCCAGTTCCTCTTCCCTTCACCCCTCACAGCACCTGGTGACATACCCCTTCCACCTCTCCACTCCCCACATGTACCCCCTGCTAACGTCCTCCATCCCGCCCCAGGTCCACAGCGCCGTCCTGGGCTACCCGGGTATCCTGCATCCATACCACCACCCCCTGCTCTCTGGGTCTCGGGAGCTGGGGGACATCCTGACGCAAGGTTTACTGGGGAAAAGAGACCCGATGGATAAAGTGTTGATAGGTGGAGCACCAGGGGAAGGGCAAAG ATACTCCCAGGAGCGTCCAGGAAGAACCCAGGACTGTCAGCACTGCAGCAAGGTCCTcctgggcagctcatggctgcaGGCCTCAACCACCAACCCCTCAG gcTCAGGTGAGACTTCTCTGGGGTGTAAGTACTGTGATCGTGGCTTCAGGGTGGAACGGTCACTGCCGTCCCACCGGCGAGATCAGGGAGGAGAGAAGCCCTACCAGTGTAAACGCTGCTCCAAGAGGTTCAGCCTCAAACACCAACTGGATACACACCACCGGGTACACACAG GAGAGAAGCCGTTTGAGTGCCGTCTGTGTGGCCAGCGGTCAAGGGACTACTCAGCCATGATCAAGCACCTGCGGACCCACGGCGGGGCCACACCCTACCAGTGTACTGCCTGCCTGGAGTTCTGTAGCAGCCTGGCTGCCATGCAGAAACACCTGAAGAACCACCCGCTGCAGGACTTCCCCCCAGACTGGACCATCAGCAGCACTTACCTGTACACATGCCATACCTGA
- the LOC139572397 gene encoding IGF-like family receptor 1 isoform X2 yields the protein MGHYSDNCSHDLDTFWDELRNKCVPCHQQHPIRPGYEFSPNCGRHDDGGKSEGPYRQCAAQTFNNGSSVTCKPCSSCSPDDQKLSECNTTTDTQCCRWRDQTGCWKEALGTTTQQVQRSTTLRVQMSTSNPTAKHIGTTFHGDFATNHVNHQTAWIVLTVILVLSVLAFLLFIYIKKRRRSSRAFCFRDNILYTNQQSRSSRRTAAVNEEVALLQSETRSLEDILSPDIQSAPLQTVLDNLDVLEELVILLDPEIPGVKNTRHLASRCSFPATWITYTYSLRDSKSPLRAVLEGITTKHPDWTVGQLARLLREMDRNDAVAVLTKLALLKVV from the exons ATGGGTCACTATTCTGATAATTGCTCTCATGACTTGGATACATTTTGGGATGAGTTGAGAAACAAATGTGTGCCATGTCATCAACAGCATCCGATCCGACCAG GGTACGAATTTAGTCCAAACTGTGGCAGGCATGATGATGGGGGGAAGTCGGAAGGACCGTATCGACAGTGTGCCGCCCAGACCTTCAATAATGGGAGCTCCGTGACCTGCAAACCCTGTTCTAGCTGCTCCCCAGATGATCAAAAGCTGTCCGAATGCAACACAACGACAGACACTCAATGCTGCAGATGGAG GGACCAGACAGGCTGTTGGAAGGAAGCCCTGGGTACTACG ACTCAACAGGTGCAACGGTCAACAACGTTAAGGGTCCAAATGTCAACATCAAATCCCACAGCCAAACACATTGGTACGACATTCCATGGTGATTTTGCAACTAACCATGTCAACCATCAGACTGCAT GGATAGTGCTTACAGTCATCTTGGTTCTCTCTGTACTTGCATTTCTCTTATTCATCTATATtaagaagagaaggagaagctCAAGAGCCTTTTGCTTCAGAG ACAATATCCTGTATACCAACCAACAGTCACGGAGCAGTAGGAGAACAGCAGCTGTCAATGAAGAGGTTGCTCTCCTACAGTCAGAGACAAGGAGCCTAGAGGACATTTTGA GTCCTGACATCCAGTCGGCGCCGCTGCAGACGGTTCTGGACAACCTGGACGTTCTAGAGGAGCTTGTGATCCTGCTAGACCCGGAGATCCCTGGGGTGAAGAACACCAGGCACCTAGCATCTCGCTGCTCCTTCCCCGCCACCTGGATTACCTACACCTACTCCCTGAGGGACAGCAAGAGCCCCCTGAGGGCCGTGCTGGAGGGGATCACCACCAAGCACCCAGACTGGACTGTAGGACAATTGGCCAGGCTGCTGAGAGAGATGGACCGGAACGACGCAGTGGCGGTGCTCACCAAGCTCGCCTTGCTTAAGGTTGTCTAG